One window of the Nocardia huaxiensis genome contains the following:
- a CDS encoding helix-turn-helix domain-containing protein, with the protein MAESTLGARVAELRRRRGLSQKELGAAIRRSESWVSQVERDVLPVERLSVLQRLADVLGVAVRDLRPEAAEPMAAHRGEGPRGGSVVFEQLRLLLTGHPALDQLFGDAADRESADALPELRQRVDLVWQLANESRLIEVGSSLLGLIPELEQAARTTSGKRPEALTLLSRAYQVAATAFTRQEEVDAAWVAADRALSAAEESGDPLSVVAGTYRMAQAFLRLQRLEQAEQAARVSVAALTPQVEDKEGECRPEVLSLYGSLQLMLAVIAATDGNRAAARAGLSAAREAAERLGEGRNDFDTEFGPTGVAVHAVAVAVELGDAGEALDTARTVQASVLSPERQARFLVDVARAHAQRRQAQEALEALLNAERLTPELVHTDHRAREVVRDLLQFAGRRPADELRELAGRAAVTP; encoded by the coding sequence GTGGCCGAAAGTACCCTTGGGGCACGGGTAGCGGAGTTACGCCGGCGGCGGGGACTATCGCAGAAAGAGTTGGGCGCGGCGATCAGGCGCTCGGAAAGCTGGGTTTCGCAGGTCGAGCGAGACGTATTGCCGGTCGAACGGTTGTCGGTGCTGCAGCGCCTGGCAGACGTACTCGGCGTGGCGGTGCGTGACCTGCGTCCCGAAGCGGCCGAGCCGATGGCGGCGCATCGCGGCGAGGGGCCTCGTGGCGGTTCGGTGGTATTCGAACAGCTGCGGCTGCTGCTCACCGGACATCCCGCACTGGACCAGCTTTTCGGGGACGCGGCCGATCGCGAGTCGGCCGACGCGCTCCCGGAGTTGCGCCAGCGCGTGGACCTGGTCTGGCAGCTCGCGAACGAGTCGCGGCTCATCGAGGTCGGAAGCAGTCTGCTGGGACTGATTCCGGAACTCGAGCAGGCGGCCCGCACCACCTCTGGAAAGCGACCCGAAGCGCTGACCCTGCTGTCGCGCGCCTATCAGGTGGCCGCGACCGCGTTCACCCGTCAGGAAGAAGTCGACGCGGCCTGGGTCGCGGCGGATCGGGCGCTGTCCGCGGCCGAGGAATCCGGTGATCCGCTCAGCGTTGTCGCGGGCACCTATCGCATGGCACAGGCATTCCTGCGCCTGCAGCGGCTGGAACAGGCCGAGCAGGCGGCGCGGGTGTCGGTGGCGGCGCTCACCCCGCAGGTCGAGGACAAGGAGGGCGAATGCCGTCCGGAAGTGTTGTCGCTCTACGGTTCCCTGCAGTTGATGCTGGCGGTGATCGCGGCGACCGACGGCAATCGCGCTGCTGCCCGTGCGGGTCTGTCCGCGGCGCGAGAGGCCGCGGAACGACTCGGTGAGGGCCGCAACGACTTCGACACCGAATTCGGTCCGACCGGCGTCGCCGTGCACGCGGTGGCGGTGGCGGTCGAATTGGGCGACGCCGGTGAGGCACTCGATACCGCGCGCACCGTGCAGGCGTCGGTCCTGTCTCCGGAGCGGCAGGCCCGCTTCCTGGTGGATGTGGCGCGGGCGCACGCACAGCGACGGCAGGCACAGGAGGCGCTGGAGGCGCTGCTCAATGCCGAGCGGCTCACCCCGGAGCTGGTGCACACCGATCATCGCGCACGGGAAGTCGTGCGAGATCTCCTGCAGTTCGCGGGCCGGCGTCCGGCCGACGAACTACGCGAGCTCGCCGGACGGGCCGCCGTCACCCCCTGA
- a CDS encoding serine hydrolase domain-containing protein: MLRMRRGLAGAVAVVLTAGSVIFGGAMAHAEDEVRCEQPSGRQFERAAPEQVGLDSAGLAAALQFAAERNRLNVQVFRHNCLIGEGPANNETGRVAWNVWSVTKSIVSLLAGIAWDQGKLDIGAAIDRYLPPGLGDAEHRAITVENLLTETSGLRIGLVTEGITGVIPIDPFSAVQALAVPFDDPPGTVFTYSQRNVDLLAYVIELATGEPLQEFAQRELFGPIGIERGDYYWARDRSGHTYGYAHLMIPPDDLSRLGLLVANDGAWHGQQLVSREYLRTATSPSATYRCYGYLFWLGSDCAENPAFLPGDMYAMSGLGLQHVFVIPSLDLTVVWTGVFGTHTYKGPSGILQYGVEVSYEFFRRLFQAFHDSPVPDPGPFVEPPLRLDPSKYFDTDIALAVFGLGPYAYPGCNVLSCLNVGLAPPFTDAPPGCLLLACLGPDPRTPGIRN, encoded by the coding sequence ATGTTGCGCATGCGCAGGGGGTTGGCCGGCGCGGTGGCGGTGGTCTTGACGGCGGGCAGCGTGATCTTCGGCGGCGCGATGGCGCACGCGGAGGACGAAGTCCGGTGCGAACAACCGAGCGGACGGCAATTCGAGCGGGCCGCACCCGAACAGGTGGGACTCGACAGCGCCGGGCTGGCGGCGGCCCTGCAGTTCGCGGCGGAACGGAATCGCTTGAATGTGCAGGTATTTCGGCACAACTGCCTGATCGGCGAAGGCCCCGCGAACAATGAGACCGGCAGGGTCGCCTGGAACGTCTGGAGCGTGACCAAGAGCATCGTCTCCCTGCTCGCCGGAATCGCCTGGGACCAAGGGAAGCTCGATATCGGCGCCGCTATCGACCGATATCTGCCGCCGGGGCTGGGCGATGCCGAGCACCGGGCGATCACGGTGGAGAACCTGCTCACCGAAACCTCCGGCCTGCGCATCGGATTGGTCACCGAGGGCATCACCGGCGTGATCCCCATCGACCCGTTCAGCGCGGTGCAGGCCCTGGCCGTCCCCTTCGACGATCCGCCGGGCACCGTCTTCACCTACAGCCAGCGCAATGTGGACCTGCTCGCCTACGTGATCGAACTGGCGACCGGTGAACCGCTGCAGGAGTTCGCGCAACGGGAACTGTTCGGCCCCATCGGAATCGAACGCGGCGACTACTACTGGGCGCGGGACCGCTCCGGGCACACCTACGGCTACGCGCACCTGATGATCCCGCCCGACGACCTGTCGCGGCTCGGCCTGCTCGTCGCCAATGACGGCGCCTGGCACGGACAGCAGCTCGTCTCGCGCGAGTACCTGCGCACGGCCACTTCGCCTTCGGCCACCTATCGCTGCTACGGCTACCTGTTCTGGCTCGGCTCCGACTGCGCCGAGAATCCGGCATTCCTGCCCGGGGACATGTACGCCATGTCCGGGCTCGGCCTGCAGCACGTCTTCGTGATCCCCAGCCTGGACCTCACCGTGGTGTGGACAGGGGTGTTCGGCACGCACACCTACAAGGGCCCCAGCGGCATCCTGCAGTACGGCGTGGAAGTCTCCTACGAGTTCTTCCGCCGCCTGTTCCAGGCCTTCCACGACAGCCCGGTCCCCGATCCGGGCCCGTTCGTGGAACCTCCGCTGCGGCTGGACCCCAGCAAGTACTTCGACACCGACATCGCACTCGCGGTGTTCGGGCTCGGGCCCTACGCCTACCCGGGCTGTAATGTGCTGTCCTGCTTGAACGTCGGCTTGGCGCCACCGTTCACGGACGCACCGCCCGGCTGCCTGCTGCTGGCATGCCTCGGCCCCGATCCCCGCACCCCCGGCATTCGAAACTGA
- a CDS encoding APC family permease → MDTDDALRRRLGLGDSVVIGLGSMVGAGIFAALAPAAAAAGSWLLLALGIAAVVAYCNATSSARLAALYPVSGGTYVYGRERLGEFWGYLAGWGFVVGKTASCAAMALTVGSYAWPEHARVVAVGAVVAITAINYVGVQKSALATRVIVAIVLAVLAVVVAVCFAGKHDGATVLADRIGPRGVLEAAGLLFFAFAGYARIATLGEEVREPRRTIPRAIGIALGLALVVYAVVAVAVLTVLGSGGLAGVSDPLARAVTAAGAPGLAPVVRVGAVVAAAGSLLALVLGVSRTTLAMARDRHLPPALAAVHPKFGVPHRAELTVGVIVAVVAASADIRSAIGFSSFAVLVYYLIANLSANTLTAAENRPARAIPIVGALGCAVVALSLPLPSVLAGAAVLAVGALAYGARRRFATR, encoded by the coding sequence ATGGACACGGACGATGCGCTGCGGCGGCGGCTCGGGCTGGGCGATTCGGTGGTGATCGGGCTCGGGTCGATGGTGGGGGCCGGGATATTCGCGGCGCTGGCCCCTGCTGCGGCGGCGGCCGGGTCGTGGCTGCTGCTCGCGCTGGGGATCGCGGCGGTGGTGGCCTACTGCAATGCGACGTCGTCGGCTCGGCTGGCGGCGTTGTACCCCGTGTCCGGGGGGACGTATGTGTATGGGCGGGAACGGCTCGGGGAGTTCTGGGGGTACCTGGCGGGGTGGGGGTTCGTGGTCGGGAAGACCGCGTCCTGTGCGGCCATGGCCTTGACGGTCGGGAGTTACGCGTGGCCGGAGCACGCACGGGTCGTGGCGGTGGGCGCGGTCGTCGCGATCACGGCGATCAACTATGTGGGAGTGCAGAAGTCGGCGTTGGCCACCCGCGTCATCGTGGCGATCGTGCTGGCGGTGCTCGCCGTCGTGGTGGCCGTGTGCTTCGCCGGAAAACATGACGGGGCAACGGTTCTGGCGGATCGGATCGGGCCGCGCGGCGTGCTGGAAGCGGCCGGGCTGTTGTTCTTCGCCTTCGCGGGCTATGCGCGGATCGCGACGCTGGGGGAAGAGGTGCGGGAGCCGCGGCGGACCATTCCGCGGGCCATCGGTATCGCGCTGGGACTGGCGCTGGTGGTGTACGCGGTGGTGGCGGTGGCGGTGCTGACCGTACTCGGGTCGGGCGGATTGGCGGGGGTGAGCGATCCGCTCGCACGAGCCGTAACCGCCGCGGGCGCACCGGGACTCGCGCCCGTGGTGCGCGTGGGCGCGGTGGTGGCCGCGGCCGGATCGCTGCTGGCGCTGGTGCTCGGGGTCTCGCGCACGACCCTGGCCATGGCGCGCGATCGGCATCTGCCGCCCGCGCTGGCGGCGGTGCATCCGAAGTTCGGGGTGCCGCATCGGGCGGAACTGACGGTCGGGGTGATCGTGGCGGTGGTGGCGGCCAGCGCCGATATTCGCTCGGCCATCGGCTTCTCATCGTTCGCGGTGCTGGTCTACTACCTGATCGCGAACCTCTCGGCCAACACGCTCACGGCGGCGGAAAACCGTCCGGCACGGGCGATTCCGATCGTCGGCGCACTGGGGTGCGCGGTGGTGGCGCTATCTTTGCCGCTGCCCTCGGTACTCGCGGGGGCGGCGGTGCTGGCGGTCGGGGCGCTCGCCTATGGGGCTCGGCGGCGATTCGCCACGCGGTGA
- a CDS encoding Fur family transcriptional regulator, whose protein sequence is MHSGYDARERLRAVGLRVTAPRVAVLDAVANAPHSDADGVAVKVRETLGSVSTQAVYDVLRACVGAGLLRRIEPAGSPALYEARTGDNHHHLVCRNCGMVVDIDCAVGAAPCLEPDQSHGFVIDEAEVVFWGLCPDCAVAR, encoded by the coding sequence ATGCACTCCGGTTACGACGCTCGCGAGCGGTTGCGGGCCGTGGGCCTGCGGGTTACCGCCCCGCGGGTCGCGGTATTGGATGCGGTGGCGAACGCCCCGCATTCCGATGCCGACGGGGTGGCTGTGAAGGTGCGCGAGACACTGGGATCGGTGTCCACGCAGGCCGTGTACGACGTACTCCGGGCTTGTGTGGGTGCCGGGCTCTTGCGGCGGATCGAACCGGCGGGTTCGCCCGCGTTGTACGAGGCGCGCACCGGAGACAATCACCACCATCTGGTGTGCAGGAACTGCGGCATGGTCGTGGACATCGACTGTGCCGTGGGGGCGGCCCCCTGCCTGGAACCCGATCAGTCCCACGGTTTCGTCATCGACGAGGCCGAAGTCGTGTTCTGGGGGCTGTGCCCCGATTGTGCTGTCGCACGCTGA
- a CDS encoding catalase, producing MTKPTTTNTGIPVSSDDESLTAGTQGPILLHDHYLIEKLAQFNRERVPERIVHAKGSGAFGELVITNDVSAYTKAKLFQPGKRTESLVRFSTVAGEQGSPDTWRDPRGFAVKFYTEEGNYDIVGNNTPVFFIKDPIKFPDFIRSQKRLPGSGLRDHNMQWDFWTLRPETAHQVTWLMGDRGIPKTYRHMDGFGSHTYQWVNAAGERFWVKYHFKTDQGVEFLTQAEADELAGKDADFHRRDLYDSIERGEFPSWTLKVQIMPVAEAEGYRFNPFDLTKVWSQKDYPLIEVGKWTLNRNPRNFHVEIEQAAFEPSNLVPGVGFSPDKMLLGRVFAYADAHRYRIGTNYAQLPPNRAKAAEVNSYSKEGPMRYDFNDPEVPVYAPNSFGGAHADPEKAGDEGLWNYDGQSVRAGYIQHREDGDFTQAGTLVREVLDDGERDRLVGNVVGHILGGVQEPVLSRVFEYWKNVDTELGKRIEEGVRSSLNG from the coding sequence ATGACCAAGCCGACCACCACCAATACCGGCATTCCGGTTTCGAGCGACGACGAATCGCTCACCGCCGGCACGCAGGGCCCGATCCTGCTGCACGACCACTACCTGATCGAGAAGCTCGCGCAGTTCAACCGTGAGCGGGTTCCGGAGCGCATCGTGCACGCCAAGGGCTCGGGCGCTTTCGGCGAGCTCGTGATCACCAATGATGTCAGCGCCTACACCAAGGCCAAGCTGTTCCAGCCGGGCAAGCGCACCGAGTCGCTGGTGCGGTTCTCCACCGTCGCCGGTGAGCAGGGCAGCCCCGACACCTGGCGCGACCCGCGCGGTTTCGCGGTGAAGTTCTACACCGAAGAGGGCAACTACGACATCGTCGGCAACAACACGCCGGTCTTCTTCATCAAGGATCCGATCAAGTTCCCGGACTTCATCCGCTCGCAGAAGCGCTTGCCGGGCAGCGGACTTCGCGATCACAACATGCAGTGGGACTTCTGGACCCTGCGCCCGGAGACCGCGCATCAGGTGACCTGGCTGATGGGTGACCGCGGCATCCCGAAGACCTACCGCCACATGGACGGTTTCGGCTCGCACACCTACCAGTGGGTCAATGCCGCCGGTGAGCGCTTCTGGGTGAAGTACCACTTCAAGACCGATCAGGGCGTGGAGTTCCTGACCCAGGCCGAGGCCGATGAGCTCGCGGGCAAGGACGCCGACTTCCATCGTCGCGACCTGTACGACTCGATCGAGCGCGGCGAGTTCCCGAGCTGGACGCTGAAGGTGCAGATCATGCCGGTTGCCGAGGCCGAGGGGTACCGGTTCAACCCGTTCGATCTGACCAAGGTGTGGTCGCAAAAGGATTACCCGCTGATCGAGGTCGGCAAGTGGACCCTGAACCGCAACCCGCGCAACTTCCACGTCGAGATCGAGCAGGCCGCCTTCGAGCCGTCGAATCTCGTTCCGGGCGTGGGTTTCTCGCCGGACAAGATGCTGCTGGGCCGCGTCTTCGCCTACGCGGACGCGCACCGCTACCGCATCGGCACCAACTACGCGCAGCTGCCGCCGAACCGTGCCAAGGCCGCCGAGGTGAACTCCTACTCCAAGGAGGGCCCGATGCGTTACGACTTCAACGACCCGGAAGTGCCTGTGTACGCACCGAATTCGTTCGGTGGCGCGCACGCCGATCCGGAGAAGGCGGGCGACGAGGGCCTGTGGAACTACGACGGCCAGTCGGTCCGCGCGGGCTACATCCAGCACCGTGAGGACGGCGACTTCACCCAGGCCGGCACCCTCGTCCGCGAGGTCCTCGACGACGGCGAGCGGGATCGCCTGGTGGGCAATGTGGTCGGCCACATCCTGGGCGGCGTCCAGGAGCCGGTGCTGAGCCGCGTCTTCGAATACTGGAAGAACGTGGACACCGAGCTCGGCAAGCGCATCGAGGAAGGCGTCCGCTCCAGCCTGAACGGCTGA
- a CDS encoding TetR/AcrR family transcriptional regulator, which produces MTAKSQVESAWTRPQRQRRETPALSRKQIVDEAIALLDSEGVDNLSMRRLGTRLNAGATSLYTHVANKEELLQLVVDQVFGEVRVPEQIEAGNWRRDLTEMSRGVRDTLLRHPWMTIVMSSAGLVYLGPNIMRMSEAMLTIMEVAGFPDEAGDRASNALFSYIFGSSSGEAAMLTTVARSGMPEQEWFEQIMATSEQLARPYPRVHKRYVAHQGIDAASGRKDAFEQELGLFLDGLELRRRAL; this is translated from the coding sequence ATGACAGCCAAATCGCAGGTCGAGTCCGCCTGGACCCGCCCGCAGCGGCAGCGGCGTGAAACTCCCGCACTGAGCCGCAAGCAGATCGTCGACGAAGCCATCGCGCTACTCGACAGCGAAGGCGTGGACAACCTGAGCATGCGGCGGCTCGGCACCCGGCTCAATGCCGGGGCCACCTCGCTGTACACGCACGTGGCGAACAAGGAGGAACTACTCCAGCTGGTGGTCGACCAGGTCTTCGGGGAAGTGCGCGTCCCCGAGCAGATCGAGGCCGGGAACTGGCGGCGCGACCTGACAGAGATGAGCCGCGGCGTACGCGACACCCTGCTGCGCCACCCGTGGATGACCATCGTCATGAGCTCGGCCGGGCTGGTCTACCTCGGCCCCAACATCATGCGCATGTCCGAGGCCATGCTCACCATCATGGAGGTCGCGGGCTTCCCCGACGAGGCCGGCGACCGCGCCTCCAACGCCCTGTTCTCCTACATCTTCGGCTCCTCGTCGGGCGAGGCCGCCATGCTCACCACCGTCGCCCGCAGCGGCATGCCCGAACAGGAGTGGTTCGAGCAGATCATGGCCACCTCCGAGCAGCTCGCGCGGCCGTACCCCCGGGTGCACAAACGCTATGTGGCACACCAGGGTATCGACGCGGCCTCGGGCCGCAAGGACGCGTTCGAACAGGAACTCGGACTGTTCCTGGACGGGCTGGAACTGCGCCGCCGAGCCCTGTAG
- a CDS encoding MFS transporter — protein sequence MSETEGTAALDSAAVQRNPKRWLILVVLCLSSLVLVIDNMVLNVAIPPISAELGATSQDIQWIIDAYILVFAGLLLTTGSLSDRFGRRLVMVVGLILFGAASMLAAYATTPEMLIAGRVIMGIGGALIMPSTLSILIVVFDEQERPKAIAAWTSVAMVGMVGGPVVGGFMLNHFWWGSVFVLNVPIAIVAIIAAMTLMPESKGPWAKTDLPGMALSIIGTTALVWSIIEFPTEGIDGTWPSLIIAAIGLTAFVIRELKTEHPMVPLQLFKNRVFTGSSFSLVLVTFANGGLMLVLTQYLQFVLGYSPIRTALAFTPFAFAALIFQAAGAGLVPKFGVRPLTLIGMLILAGGFGTLTILTTDSGFWLPAVAMALVGAGAGLAMPAAIGALMGTIPPEQAGVGSALNDTIQQTGGALGVAVLGAILAGTYTDHMPSDAPEAARESIAPALASGSETLVTAAKEAFTDAMSATFVAGTISVLAATVVAFFLMRGAKAADPHGLPAEDADAELVETR from the coding sequence ATGAGTGAGACAGAAGGCACCGCGGCGCTGGATTCAGCAGCCGTGCAACGTAATCCGAAACGCTGGCTGATCCTGGTCGTGCTCTGCCTGAGTTCGCTGGTGCTGGTGATCGACAATATGGTCCTGAACGTGGCGATCCCGCCGATCTCCGCCGAGCTGGGCGCCACCTCGCAGGACATTCAGTGGATCATCGACGCCTACATCCTGGTGTTCGCCGGCCTGCTGCTCACCACGGGCAGCCTGTCCGACCGCTTCGGTCGCCGGCTGGTGATGGTGGTGGGCCTGATCCTGTTCGGCGCGGCCTCCATGCTGGCGGCCTACGCCACCACGCCGGAAATGCTGATCGCGGGCCGCGTGATCATGGGCATCGGCGGTGCGCTCATCATGCCGAGCACGCTGTCCATTCTCATCGTGGTGTTCGACGAGCAGGAACGGCCGAAGGCCATCGCCGCCTGGACCTCGGTGGCCATGGTCGGCATGGTCGGCGGCCCGGTGGTCGGCGGCTTCATGCTGAACCACTTCTGGTGGGGTTCGGTGTTCGTGCTGAACGTGCCGATCGCGATCGTCGCCATCATCGCCGCCATGACCCTCATGCCGGAGTCGAAGGGCCCGTGGGCCAAGACAGATCTGCCGGGTATGGCGCTGTCCATCATCGGCACCACCGCACTGGTGTGGAGCATCATCGAGTTCCCGACCGAGGGCATCGACGGCACCTGGCCGTCGCTGATCATCGCGGCAATCGGCTTGACCGCCTTCGTGATCCGGGAACTGAAGACCGAACACCCGATGGTTCCGCTGCAGCTGTTCAAGAACCGCGTCTTCACCGGCTCGAGCTTCTCCCTGGTGCTGGTCACCTTCGCCAATGGCGGTCTGATGCTGGTGCTGACCCAGTACCTGCAGTTCGTGCTCGGCTACTCGCCGATCCGCACCGCCCTGGCCTTCACCCCGTTCGCCTTCGCCGCCTTGATCTTCCAGGCCGCCGGTGCGGGCCTGGTGCCGAAGTTCGGTGTCCGCCCGCTGACCCTGATCGGCATGCTGATCCTGGCCGGTGGTTTCGGCACCCTGACCATCCTGACCACGGATTCCGGTTTCTGGCTGCCCGCCGTGGCCATGGCCCTGGTCGGCGCGGGCGCCGGTCTGGCCATGCCGGCCGCCATCGGCGCCCTCATGGGGACCATCCCGCCGGAGCAGGCCGGTGTCGGCTCGGCCCTGAACGACACCATCCAGCAGACCGGCGGCGCCCTCGGCGTGGCCGTCCTGGGCGCCATCCTGGCCGGCACCTACACCGACCACATGCCCTCCGACGCCCCGGAAGCGGCCCGCGAGAGCATCGCCCCCGCCCTGGCCAGCGGCAGCGAAACCTTGGTGACCGCCGCCAAGGAGGCTTTCACCGACGCCATGTCCGCCACCTTCGTCGCCGGCACGATCAGCGTCCTGGCCGCCACGGTGGTCGCCTTCTTCCTCATGCGAGGTGCGAAAGCGGCCGACCCCCACGGTCTTCCGGCCGAGGACGCCGACGCCGAACTGGTCGAAACCCGGTAA
- a CDS encoding TetR/AcrR family transcriptional regulator yields MAASTPEPRRRADAERSRAAILDAAARLLPNKPDAGLAAIAAAAGVTRQTIYAHFTSREELLAAVVEQVTGRTVAAMDTADLDQGTATEALLRILDLGWRAFETHPAVQRFAPTDSEQSRELHNPVTDHLLRLLRRGQRDGEFTRTATPEWLAAALIAVGHAAGEEVTAGRMSQPKAEKALRETALRLVGNTQRPARNSMRAKPEE; encoded by the coding sequence TTGGCCGCATCGACACCGGAACCCCGCCGCCGCGCCGACGCCGAGCGCAGTCGCGCGGCCATCCTCGACGCCGCGGCCCGGCTGCTGCCGAACAAGCCGGACGCCGGACTGGCCGCCATCGCCGCCGCAGCCGGGGTGACCCGCCAAACCATCTACGCGCACTTCACCTCTCGCGAAGAACTCCTCGCCGCCGTGGTCGAACAGGTCACCGGCCGCACCGTGGCCGCCATGGACACCGCGGACCTGGATCAGGGCACCGCCACCGAGGCGCTGCTGCGCATACTCGACCTCGGCTGGCGAGCGTTCGAAACCCACCCGGCCGTGCAACGCTTCGCCCCCACCGACTCCGAGCAGAGCCGGGAACTACACAACCCTGTCACCGATCACCTGCTGCGCCTGCTCCGCCGCGGGCAGCGCGACGGCGAATTCACCCGCACCGCAACACCGGAATGGCTCGCGGCCGCCCTCATCGCCGTCGGTCACGCGGCGGGCGAAGAGGTCACCGCCGGGCGCATGTCGCAGCCGAAGGCCGAAAAGGCCCTGCGCGAGACCGCCCTGCGACTCGTCGGGAACACCCAGCGACCGGCTCGAAATTCGATGCGCGCGAAGCCGGAGGAGTAG
- a CDS encoding nuclear transport factor 2 family protein: protein MNPISQRLPEQIVLDYFTEFTAAAIGEYDDPEPVFDRFHAPDIVQFSDGIRLDRDRLIAHLKSVRKNLVDYRFDVHEAIADGDRIAARLTIEGHMRKGDVITTEVHMFAEFTPDGRLRSSHGLTRTVPVARQ from the coding sequence ATGAACCCGATTTCGCAACGCCTTCCCGAGCAGATCGTGCTCGACTACTTCACGGAGTTCACCGCCGCCGCGATCGGTGAATACGACGATCCCGAACCGGTTTTCGACCGTTTCCACGCCCCGGACATCGTCCAGTTCAGCGATGGCATCCGCCTGGATCGCGACCGTTTGATCGCGCACCTGAAGTCCGTGCGCAAGAACCTCGTCGACTACCGCTTCGACGTGCACGAGGCGATAGCGGACGGCGACCGCATCGCCGCCCGCCTCACCATCGAGGGCCACATGCGCAAGGGTGATGTGATCACGACGGAGGTGCACATGTTCGCCGAGTTCACCCCCGACGGCCGCCTGCGCAGCTCGCACGGCCTCACCCGCACCGTTCCGGTCGCACGACAGTAG
- a CDS encoding DUF1772 domain-containing protein: protein MLVRLVKSAALLTTGLLAGAFGYGAANLVPTFHRVPLQMRLEFHTDLMKSNSVSMQLTMAVAAATCLAVTILGSGARRWMAAAATGLVVASFGITRLGNVPINHRINDWAVNGVPADYAELLARWDLFHYLRFGTALVAFGIMIALAVFSREQLLDPRGAEAGDVHVGREPDLIRHA from the coding sequence ATGCTGGTTCGTCTCGTGAAATCCGCCGCGCTCCTGACCACCGGCCTGCTCGCCGGTGCCTTCGGTTACGGCGCGGCCAATCTCGTGCCCACCTTCCATCGGGTGCCGCTGCAGATGCGGCTGGAGTTCCATACGGATCTGATGAAGTCCAACAGCGTCAGCATGCAGCTCACCATGGCCGTCGCGGCCGCGACCTGCCTGGCCGTGACGATCCTCGGCAGTGGTGCGCGTCGCTGGATGGCCGCGGCCGCAACGGGATTGGTGGTGGCCTCCTTCGGGATCACCCGCCTGGGCAATGTGCCGATCAATCACCGGATCAACGACTGGGCCGTCAATGGCGTGCCGGCCGATTACGCCGAGCTCCTCGCACGCTGGGATCTGTTCCACTACCTGCGATTCGGCACGGCGCTGGTCGCCTTCGGGATCATGATCGCGCTGGCCGTCTTCTCACGCGAGCAGTTGCTCGATCCGCGTGGTGCAGAAGCCGGTGATGTTCATGTCGGGCGGGAGCCGGACCTGATTCGTCATGCGTAG
- a CDS encoding phosphotransferase family protein — protein MIRPAADGIPALLEPLLRQQLPGSESAKVGGFTRTSRGFSTETYLFDVQGDYGTLPLVLRRPPEMPLFPDYDLLRQVLVMQRLAPTDIPVPTVAWLDRGDGGLGSPYYVMNRLPGDSPSDYPSYHTAGSYFEATPEQRQRMWWGCVDTMAAIHQLDWRALRLDFLALPRHGTGPVHQLVNYLDAALTWACEGEQPEIYRRAITRLRADAYEPERVSLCWGDARMSNILYDKDFRVTGVLDWEMAFLGDHEADLAWMLFLDWACSEFEGHPPLPGTPTREETIAYYEKRMGLPVRNLPYNELLGVVLLSIPLLRMTNQVRLPPDMNITGFCTTRIEQLLA, from the coding sequence ATGATCCGCCCGGCCGCGGACGGGATTCCGGCCCTGCTGGAACCCCTGCTGCGACAGCAGCTTCCGGGCTCAGAGTCGGCGAAGGTGGGCGGATTCACCCGCACCTCGCGCGGATTCTCCACCGAGACATACCTTTTCGATGTGCAGGGCGATTACGGGACGCTGCCGCTGGTGCTGCGCCGGCCACCCGAGATGCCGCTGTTCCCCGACTACGACCTGCTCCGGCAGGTGCTGGTCATGCAGCGGCTGGCGCCGACCGACATCCCGGTGCCGACCGTCGCCTGGCTCGATCGCGGCGACGGCGGCCTCGGCAGTCCGTACTACGTGATGAACCGGCTGCCCGGCGATTCCCCGAGCGACTACCCGTCGTATCACACGGCGGGCAGCTACTTCGAGGCCACGCCGGAGCAGCGGCAGCGCATGTGGTGGGGCTGCGTCGACACCATGGCCGCCATCCACCAGTTGGACTGGCGGGCACTGCGATTGGATTTCCTCGCCCTCCCCCGCCACGGCACCGGGCCGGTCCATCAACTGGTGAACTACCTGGACGCCGCCCTCACCTGGGCGTGCGAGGGAGAGCAGCCGGAGATCTACCGCCGGGCCATCACCCGGCTCCGGGCCGACGCGTACGAACCCGAGCGGGTGTCGCTCTGCTGGGGTGACGCTCGTATGTCGAACATTCTGTACGACAAGGATTTCCGGGTCACCGGCGTGCTCGACTGGGAGATGGCCTTCCTCGGCGACCACGAGGCCGATCTGGCCTGGATGCTTTTCCTGGATTGGGCGTGCAGCGAATTCGAGGGTCACCCGCCACTGCCGGGCACCCCCACCCGCGAGGAGACCATCGCCTACTACGAGAAACGCATGGGACTCCCCGTGCGCAATCTGCCCTACAACGAGTTGCTCGGGGTGGTGCTGCTCTCGATTCCCTTGCTACGCATGACGAATCAGGTCCGGCTCCCGCCCGACATGAACATCACCGGCTTCTGCACCACGCGGATCGAGCAACTGCTCGCGTGA